One window from the genome of Spiractinospora alimapuensis encodes:
- a CDS encoding SDR family NAD(P)-dependent oxidoreductase, translating into MDVADKVAVVAGGASGLGRAVCADLAKHGAAVAVLDRDGNGAREVADALPRAIAVEIDVTDAESVETAIAEAVDAFGAVHVNVNTAGVSSGAKLVSRGEPASLEDFRRVVDINLCGTFNVMRVAAAAMLRNEPDGGGERGVVINTASGAAFEGQIGQAAYSASKAGLVGLALPVAREFAGKGVRVNTIAPGLFDTPMAAGLPEAVRAGLVSMVTEPQRLGEPDEFARLVRSMVENAYINAECVRLDAATRMSAR; encoded by the coding sequence GTGGATGTCGCCGACAAAGTCGCTGTCGTCGCTGGTGGCGCTTCGGGCCTGGGTCGCGCGGTGTGCGCTGATCTCGCCAAGCACGGTGCCGCGGTCGCGGTCTTGGACCGGGACGGAAACGGGGCCCGCGAGGTCGCCGACGCGCTTCCCCGCGCGATCGCCGTCGAGATCGACGTCACGGACGCGGAGTCCGTCGAGACCGCCATCGCCGAGGCCGTCGACGCGTTCGGCGCGGTGCACGTGAACGTGAACACCGCCGGCGTGAGCTCCGGAGCGAAATTGGTGTCCCGGGGAGAACCCGCCAGCCTTGAGGACTTCCGGCGCGTGGTGGACATCAACCTGTGCGGGACGTTCAACGTCATGCGGGTGGCGGCCGCGGCGATGCTGCGCAACGAGCCGGATGGCGGCGGGGAGCGCGGCGTCGTGATCAACACGGCCTCGGGCGCCGCCTTCGAGGGACAGATCGGTCAGGCCGCGTACAGCGCGAGCAAGGCCGGGTTGGTCGGCCTCGCGCTCCCGGTCGCGCGGGAGTTCGCCGGCAAGGGCGTTCGGGTGAACACCATCGCGCCCGGCCTCTTCGACACCCCGATGGCCGCGGGGCTACCGGAAGCGGTGCGCGCCGGACTGGTCTCCATGGTCACCGAACCCCAACGTCTGGGTGAGCCGGACGAGTTCGCGCGACTCGTCCGAAGCATGGTGGAGAACGCCTACATCAACGCCGAGTGCGTCCGTCTCGACGCCGCGACGCGCATGTCCGCCCGCTGA